Proteins from one Clostridia bacterium genomic window:
- a CDS encoding endonuclease MutS2 (MutS2; MutS-II; involved in blocking homologous and homeologous recombination; has ATPase activity stimulated by recombination intermediates; inhibits DNA strand exchange), with protein EQSLQQSLSTFSAHLKNIIRILKQVDENSLVLLDELGAGTDPTEGAALAKAILEYFIQSGAKTIATTHYSELKSFAYHHSRVENASVEFDVETLRPTYRLLIGIPGKSNALVISEKLGLPSKLVDRARAFLSQEAVRTADLIANLEREQLLAEKEHALVVEYKKEVAEELAKLKQRAAELEKQKQEIRRQAQKEAWEITKQARQESEAWLKEFKEARKKMDRQALGEMEKIKNELREKEAILAEEVFRKKSGKSLKIEEIKVGMSVFLNRFKQQGYVLEEPNEKGQVLVQAGIMRLLVDLRDLSTLEEETVKANGRTTGIGKIVSSKAKNINSEIHLRGFPVDEALLEVEKYLDDAYLAGLPKVRIIHGKGTGTLRSAITRFLQNHHLVASFRLGNYYEGGQGVTIVELAKK; from the coding sequence GAGCAAAGTTTGCAACAGTCCTTAAGTACTTTTTCGGCACATTTAAAAAATATTATTCGTATTTTAAAACAGGTAGATGAAAATAGTCTTGTGCTACTTGATGAATTAGGTGCGGGAACAGATCCTACCGAGGGAGCGGCCTTGGCTAAAGCCATCTTGGAATATTTTATTCAATCAGGTGCCAAAACTATTGCTACCACCCATTATAGTGAATTAAAATCTTTTGCTTATCATCATTCCCGCGTGGAAAATGCCAGTGTGGAATTTGATGTTGAAACCTTACGGCCTACTTATCGTTTGTTAATTGGTATCCCGGGAAAAAGTAATGCTTTGGTAATTTCCGAAAAATTAGGTTTGCCATCGAAATTGGTAGATAGGGCTCGGGCTTTTCTTTCACAAGAAGCAGTACGTACGGCAGATTTAATTGCTAATTTGGAACGGGAACAATTGTTGGCGGAAAAAGAACATGCTTTAGTAGTTGAATATAAAAAAGAAGTGGCAGAAGAATTGGCAAAGTTAAAACAGCGAGCTGCAGAATTAGAAAAACAAAAGCAAGAAATTAGACGGCAGGCTCAAAAAGAGGCTTGGGAAATAACCAAGCAGGCTCGTCAGGAAAGTGAAGCTTGGTTAAAGGAATTTAAAGAGGCTCGTAAAAAAATGGATAGGCAAGCCCTTGGGGAAATGGAAAAGATTAAAAATGAATTAAGAGAAAAAGAAGCCATTTTGGCAGAAGAAGTTTTTAGGAAAAAAAGTGGTAAGAGTTTAAAAATCGAAGAAATTAAAGTAGGGATGTCGGTTTTTTTAAATAGGTTTAAACAACAAGGTTATGTTTTAGAAGAACCTAATGAAAAGGGACAAGTACTTGTTCAAGCTGGAATAATGCGTCTTTTGGTTGATTTAAGGGATTTAAGTACACTTGAGGAGGAAACTGTAAAGGCAAATGGTAGAACTACGGGTATTGGTAAAATAGTTTCCTCAAAGGCTAAAAATATTAACAGTGAAATTCATTTACGGGGTTTTCCGGTTGATGAGGCTTTGTTGGAAGTTGAGAAATATCTAGATGATGCTTATTTAGCTGGTTTACCCAAGGTACGGATTATTCACGGTAAAGGTACGGGAACGTTACGAAGTGCGATAACACGCTTTCTACAAAATCATCATTTAGTCGCTTCTTTTAGATTAGGTAATTATTATGAAGGGGGACAAGGGGTAACAATTGTAGAATTGGCAAAAAAATAA